A part of Desulfomicrobium baculatum DSM 4028 genomic DNA contains:
- a CDS encoding DUF4160 domain-containing protein — protein MIMYEDYGRHNLPHIHVRYAGHKASICIDDGVLLAGDFPAKQLKLVQAWIEIHKDELLANWELAVAGEELFNIAPLR, from the coding sequence ATGATCATGTACGAAGACTATGGGCGACATAACCTCCCGCATATCCACGTACGCTATGCGGGACACAAGGCATCGATATGCATTGACGATGGCGTCCTCCTCGCAGGGGACTTCCCCGCCAAGCAACTGAAACTTGTGCAGGCATGGATCGAAATTCACAAAGACGAACTGCTGGCAAACTGGGAACTGGCCGTAGCCGGAGAAGAACTTTTCAACATAGCCCCGCTTCGCTGA
- a CDS encoding DUF2442 domain-containing protein: protein MEKQLLDVVAVEPRPDHSLYLTFENGEKRIFDMRHLLTKPPFHRLKESPFFMLAKVGYGTVIWPGNIDIAPETLYDQSRPAGSGI from the coding sequence ATGGAAAAACAGCTGCTGGATGTAGTCGCCGTCGAGCCCCGGCCCGACCATAGCCTCTATCTCACTTTCGAGAACGGTGAAAAACGCATTTTCGATATGCGGCATCTTCTGACAAAACCTCCTTTTCACCGCCTCAAGGAATCGCCGTTCTTCATGCTTGCTAAAGTAGGCTACGGAACAGTGATCTGGCCCGGCAACATCGATATCGCGCCGGAAACCCTCTATGATCAATCACGACCTGCAGGCAGCGGTATCTGA